The Hyalangium ruber genome includes a window with the following:
- a CDS encoding DUF2267 domain-containing protein: MARPTSDQEVMERRVQRHESHVGSTYAAFIRHLSQSGGMEPELAECAAISVLSALERRILPKEARDLEAQLPRRLVEFLPPPDKRPARPHRFGREEFLQTVAEDLRKSPEEVETLVRAVFRAFQEQISEGEADDVASNLPPDLRSLWRLEQ; this comes from the coding sequence ATGGCACGTCCTACGAGCGATCAGGAAGTGATGGAGCGTCGCGTGCAGCGGCACGAGTCCCACGTCGGCTCGACCTATGCCGCGTTCATCCGGCATCTGAGCCAGAGCGGAGGAATGGAGCCCGAGCTGGCCGAGTGTGCCGCCATCTCCGTGTTGAGCGCACTGGAGCGGCGGATCCTCCCCAAGGAGGCGAGGGACCTGGAGGCGCAGTTGCCCCGTCGGCTGGTCGAATTCCTGCCGCCGCCCGACAAGCGACCAGCGCGCCCGCACCGGTTTGGCCGGGAAGAGTTCCTGCAGACGGTGGCGGAAGACCTCCGCAAGTCACCCGAGGAGGTGGAGACGCTGGTGCGGGCGGTGTTCCGCGCATTCCAGGAGCAGATCAGCGAAGGCGAGGCCGATGACGTGGCGAGCAACCTGCCACCGGACCTGCGCTCGCTGTGGCGGCTGGAGCAGTAG